A genomic region of Desulfosarcina ovata subsp. ovata contains the following coding sequences:
- the cobN gene encoding cobaltochelatase subunit CobN: MNREKCYVELKNQNRKKDSPPLKLVYFSVTSNEIPNLSEAARLFVENVAALDIFARTRTQLENNPERQAEFVRRALAADAVIITLMAGSHSCPAWEALTEALSDRRDQKRPLPYLHIQPTGSNPDTLTLVQKHSDGHDDDAWQTLSRYYRYGGVDNLGNLLRFLYRRACGGSVAVTAPRQPPYEGLYHPDHGHICDADAYRSALDPAKPTVGIWFYQNFWTSNNKAHIDAMVREVESQGANVICVFHMRFKDTVLGNQGPDYVVKHFFMNDGRPVIDVLVNPVMFSLQTAAPEYKGLLARLNVPVIQAISTGRSIAEWEASDQGLNNVDITISVAQPELDGVIINVPVASKQCVDIDPLTGAAVNKYVAIPERMARMVRLSLNWARLRRKPNAEKKVAIVFHHYPPRNDRIGCAAGLDSFASVVDLLGAMKKQGYRVDTDYPDGDALAHHLLAGMTCDRRWLPMDQMATRARASAGPGTYTGWHEKLPQTVREKMTHDWQPIPGDLFVHDGRLFFPGLINGHVFLTIQPPRGYFEQLDKLYHDPHLSPPHHYLAHYRWITETFGADAVIHVGKHGSLEWLPGKAVGLSATCYPDLAIGDLPNIYPYIINDPGEGTQAKRRSYACIIDHLPPPLTNAGLYEDLAEVENLLSEYQAARIQDQGKLDLLAPMIWEAAEKAEITGELNLDQTTALGDMETFLETLHHYLGEIADTAIADGLHILGRAPVGQPLVRTLVQMTRLANGEVPPLRRAVAAALGHDADFLTQHRGRVIDTASGATGAQLLDRAHHLCEALVADLLAGSHDPDVVTTVQQRHLGKATPDITDALAFIRDDLLPRVEQTSGEQTACLDALAGRFVPPGPSGAPSRGQAHILPTGRNFYSVDPQKIPTKAAWETGKRLADALIDKYREEHDRYPDNVGLILWASPTMRSKGDDVAEILYLLGVRPVWQKGSGNVRGVEIIPAAELGRPRIDVTPRISGIFRDAFPLLVDLIDTAVQMVAALEEKPEHNFIRRHVIRDVADLTADGLDETAAFRQATFRIFGSPPGSYGAGVAQLVESKQWKTTDDLGEMYIRWSSYAYGRDTFGQPAESVFRRTLGRMSVTVKNEDTREKDMLACTDFYNYHGGLVTAVHAVQGRRPLSLAGDSADPDQVVVRTTTEETRHIFRARLLNPKWLEGLKRHGYKGAGDISKAMDIIIGWDATADVVDDHMYRRFAEKVPLNPEMAAWMKKVNPHALHNIIDKLLEAAGRGMWNADEDTLEALRDAYLDAEGEIEEVTDR; this comes from the coding sequence ATGAATCGAGAAAAGTGCTATGTGGAATTGAAAAACCAAAATCGGAAGAAAGATAGCCCCCCATTGAAACTCGTCTACTTCAGTGTCACCTCCAATGAAATCCCCAACCTGAGCGAAGCCGCCAGGCTGTTTGTCGAAAATGTCGCCGCGCTTGACATATTCGCCCGCACGCGCACCCAGCTCGAGAACAACCCGGAACGTCAGGCTGAATTCGTGCGCCGGGCCCTGGCGGCCGATGCCGTGATCATCACCCTCATGGCCGGGAGTCACTCCTGCCCGGCCTGGGAGGCACTGACCGAAGCTCTTTCCGATCGGCGTGATCAAAAACGCCCCCTTCCCTACCTGCATATCCAGCCCACCGGCAGCAATCCGGACACCCTGACTTTGGTTCAGAAGCATTCCGACGGCCATGACGATGATGCCTGGCAAACCCTGAGCCGTTACTACCGTTATGGCGGAGTCGACAACCTGGGCAACCTGCTGCGCTTTCTCTACCGGCGGGCATGCGGCGGTAGTGTTGCGGTCACGGCGCCCCGTCAGCCGCCCTACGAGGGGTTGTATCATCCGGACCACGGCCATATCTGTGATGCCGACGCTTACCGATCGGCCCTGGACCCTGCCAAACCCACCGTGGGCATCTGGTTTTACCAGAATTTCTGGACCAGCAACAACAAAGCGCATATCGATGCCATGGTCCGGGAGGTGGAATCCCAGGGGGCCAACGTGATCTGCGTCTTTCACATGCGTTTCAAGGACACGGTACTGGGCAACCAGGGGCCCGATTACGTGGTCAAGCACTTTTTCATGAACGATGGCCGGCCGGTCATCGATGTGCTCGTCAATCCGGTGATGTTCAGTTTGCAGACAGCGGCACCGGAATACAAAGGCTTACTGGCGCGTCTGAACGTACCGGTCATCCAGGCGATCTCAACGGGTCGCAGTATTGCCGAATGGGAGGCCAGCGACCAGGGCCTCAACAATGTGGATATCACCATCAGCGTGGCCCAGCCCGAGTTGGACGGGGTGATCATCAACGTGCCGGTGGCCTCCAAACAGTGTGTGGACATCGACCCCCTGACCGGCGCGGCGGTCAACAAATACGTCGCCATTCCCGAACGCATGGCCCGGATGGTGCGTCTATCGCTGAACTGGGCACGCTTAAGGCGCAAACCCAACGCCGAGAAAAAGGTCGCCATTGTGTTCCACCACTACCCGCCGCGCAATGACCGCATCGGTTGCGCCGCGGGACTGGACTCCTTTGCCAGCGTGGTGGATCTGCTCGGCGCCATGAAAAAACAGGGATACCGTGTCGACACCGACTACCCCGATGGCGACGCCCTGGCCCACCATCTTTTGGCCGGCATGACCTGTGACCGGCGCTGGCTGCCCATGGACCAGATGGCCACGCGTGCCCGGGCCTCGGCCGGCCCCGGGACATACACCGGCTGGCATGAAAAGCTGCCCCAAACGGTACGCGAGAAGATGACCCACGATTGGCAGCCCATACCCGGCGATCTGTTCGTCCACGACGGGCGCCTTTTCTTCCCCGGGCTGATCAACGGCCATGTGTTTCTCACCATCCAGCCGCCCCGGGGATATTTCGAGCAACTGGACAAACTCTATCACGATCCGCACCTGTCGCCGCCCCACCACTACCTGGCCCACTACCGCTGGATCACGGAGACCTTCGGCGCCGATGCCGTGATTCACGTGGGCAAGCACGGCAGCCTGGAGTGGCTGCCGGGAAAAGCCGTGGGCCTGTCCGCGACCTGCTACCCGGATCTGGCCATCGGTGATCTGCCCAACATCTACCCTTACATCATCAACGATCCCGGCGAAGGCACCCAGGCCAAACGCCGGTCTTACGCCTGCATCATTGATCACCTGCCCCCGCCGTTGACCAACGCCGGGCTTTACGAAGATCTGGCAGAAGTGGAAAACCTGCTGTCGGAATATCAGGCGGCCAGGATCCAGGATCAGGGCAAACTCGATCTGCTCGCCCCGATGATCTGGGAAGCGGCCGAAAAAGCGGAAATCACCGGCGAGTTGAATCTTGATCAAACCACCGCCTTGGGCGACATGGAGACGTTTCTGGAAACATTGCACCATTACCTGGGCGAAATTGCCGACACGGCCATTGCCGACGGCCTGCATATCCTTGGCCGGGCACCGGTCGGGCAGCCCCTGGTTCGCACCCTGGTGCAGATGACCCGCCTGGCCAACGGCGAGGTGCCGCCCCTGCGCCGGGCCGTTGCCGCCGCCCTGGGCCATGACGCGGATTTTCTCACCCAACACCGTGGCCGGGTCATCGATACCGCCTCCGGCGCCACGGGCGCCCAGCTTTTGGACAGGGCGCACCATCTGTGTGAAGCCCTGGTGGCCGATCTGCTGGCCGGCAGCCATGATCCGGACGTGGTGACAACCGTTCAGCAGCGCCACCTGGGCAAAGCCACCCCCGATATTACGGACGCGTTGGCCTTCATCCGCGATGACCTCCTGCCCCGCGTGGAGCAGACATCTGGCGAGCAGACCGCCTGCCTGGATGCCCTGGCAGGTCGCTTCGTGCCGCCCGGCCCGTCGGGCGCGCCCAGCCGGGGCCAGGCCCATATTTTGCCCACGGGCCGCAACTTCTACTCCGTCGACCCCCAGAAGATTCCGACAAAGGCGGCCTGGGAGACCGGCAAACGGCTCGCCGATGCCCTGATCGACAAGTACCGGGAGGAGCATGACCGCTATCCCGACAATGTGGGGCTGATCCTGTGGGCCAGCCCCACCATGCGTTCAAAAGGCGACGATGTGGCCGAAATTCTCTACCTGCTGGGTGTGCGTCCGGTATGGCAGAAGGGATCGGGCAATGTGCGCGGTGTGGAAATCATTCCCGCGGCGGAATTGGGTCGGCCGCGCATCGACGTGACGCCGCGCATTTCCGGCATCTTCCGCGACGCCTTTCCCCTGCTGGTGGATTTGATCGATACCGCCGTTCAAATGGTGGCGGCCCTGGAGGAAAAACCGGAGCATAATTTCATCCGCCGGCATGTCATCCGGGACGTCGCGGATCTCACCGCCGACGGCCTGGATGAGACCGCCGCCTTCCGCCAGGCCACCTTCCGCATCTTCGGGTCGCCGCCGGGCAGCTATGGCGCCGGCGTGGCTCAACTGGTGGAGTCCAAGCAGTGGAAAACCACCGACGATCTGGGTGAGATGTATATCCGCTGGTCGTCTTACGCCTATGGCCGGGACACCTTTGGTCAGCCGGCCGAATCCGTTTTCCGGCGGACCCTGGGGCGCATGTCGGTCACGGTCAAGAACGAGGACACCCGTGAAAAGGACATGCTGGCCTGCACCGATTTTTACAACTACCACGGCGGCCTGGTCACCGCCGTGCATGCGGTTCAGGGCCGGCGGCCCCTATCCCTGGCCGGCGACAGCGCGGATCCCGATCAGGTGGTCGTCCGCACCACCACCGAGGAGACCCGGCACATCTTCCGCGCCCGCCTGCTCAATCCCAAATGGCTGGAAGGTCTCAAGCGCCACGGCTACAAGGGGGCCGGTGATATCTCCAAGGCCATGGATATCATCATCGGCTGGGACGCCACCGCCGACGTGGTGGATGACCACATGTACCGGCGGTTCGCCGAAAAAGTACCCCTGAACCCGGAAATGGCCGCCTGGATGAAAAAGGTCAACCCCCACGCCCTGCACAACATCATCGACAAGCTGCTGGAAGCTGCCGGCCGTGGCATGTGGAACGCCGATGAGGATACCCTGGAAGCCTTGCGCGATGCGTATCTGGATGCGGAGGGGGAGATCGAGGAGGTTACTGATCGCTAA
- a CDS encoding acyl-CoA dehydratase activase: MSQTYFAGIDAGSTYVKAALMDENQALVAFDQRPTGIDADGTSQKMIAAMAEANGIPADHIQNIIATGYSRRIISMARDTVTEIKAHARGAAWSAPNSIGIRTVIDIGGQDSKVIVLDGDNEILNFAMNDKCAAGTGRFLESLARVLELDISELGPLSLQSNMPLSINSTCVVFAESEVVSLVARKKKREDIVAGIHHSLAKRIAAMARKAGAQPGILLTGGGGRNAGIASALDEALLMDIHVPEYPQLNGALGAALIGMTED, translated from the coding sequence ATGAGCCAAACCTACTTCGCCGGCATTGACGCCGGTTCCACCTATGTCAAAGCCGCATTAATGGACGAAAACCAGGCCCTGGTGGCCTTTGACCAGCGACCGACCGGCATTGACGCCGACGGAACATCGCAAAAGATGATCGCGGCCATGGCCGAGGCCAACGGCATTCCTGCGGATCACATCCAAAATATCATCGCCACCGGCTACAGCCGGCGCATCATCAGCATGGCCAGGGACACGGTAACGGAAATCAAGGCCCATGCCCGCGGCGCGGCCTGGTCCGCCCCTAATAGCATCGGTATCCGCACGGTGATCGACATCGGCGGGCAGGACAGCAAGGTCATCGTCCTGGACGGCGACAATGAAATCCTCAATTTCGCCATGAATGACAAGTGTGCGGCCGGAACCGGCCGTTTTCTCGAATCCCTGGCCCGGGTGCTGGAGCTGGACATCAGTGAACTGGGCCCCCTCTCCCTTCAATCGAACATGCCACTTAGCATCAACAGCACCTGCGTGGTGTTTGCCGAGTCGGAGGTGGTTTCCCTGGTGGCCCGTAAAAAGAAACGCGAGGATATCGTCGCCGGCATCCATCACTCCCTGGCCAAACGCATCGCGGCCATGGCCCGCAAGGCAGGCGCACAACCAGGGATTCTTCTTACTGGCGGTGGTGGACGCAACGCCGGTATCGCCAGTGCTCTCGACGAGGCCCTTTTGATGGACATCCATGTGCCGGAATACCCCCAGCTCAACGGCGCCTTGGGCGCGGCATTGATTGGAATGACTGAAGACTGA
- the cbiM gene encoding cobalt transporter CbiM codes for MHISEGVISAPVLIGSGVLTVAGTAIGLKKMDYEHVAQAGILSATFFLASLIHVPIGPSSVHLLLNGIVGLMLGWGAFAAILVGLALQAMLFQFGGITVLGVNTLNVAGPAVLCYYLFGRLVQKDTGLAVVGAFACGALSVLLTSLMVALSLLFTEESFFEVAALVVTAHLPVMIIEGIITAFCIGFLKKVKPDSLPGFSTSPGESTVQ; via the coding sequence ATGCACATATCAGAAGGTGTTATTTCAGCACCGGTTCTCATCGGCAGCGGCGTCCTCACAGTGGCAGGCACCGCCATCGGATTAAAAAAAATGGACTATGAGCACGTTGCCCAGGCGGGGATCCTGTCGGCAACCTTTTTCTTGGCCTCCCTGATCCACGTTCCCATCGGCCCGTCCAGCGTCCACCTGTTGCTCAACGGTATTGTGGGGCTGATGCTTGGATGGGGGGCCTTTGCGGCCATCCTCGTGGGGCTGGCCCTGCAAGCCATGCTTTTTCAGTTCGGGGGGATTACCGTTCTTGGGGTAAACACCCTGAATGTGGCCGGTCCGGCCGTGTTGTGCTACTACCTGTTCGGTCGGCTGGTGCAGAAGGACACCGGACTCGCCGTTGTCGGGGCCTTTGCCTGCGGGGCACTTTCGGTGCTTCTGACGTCACTCATGGTCGCACTTTCCCTGCTTTTTACGGAGGAGAGCTTTTTTGAAGTCGCCGCCCTGGTGGTGACGGCCCACCTTCCCGTAATGATCATCGAGGGCATTATCACTGCATTCTGTATTGGATTTCTCAAAAAGGTCAAACCCGATTCACTGCCTGGTTTTTCAACAAGCCCCGGGGAAAGCACTGTCCAATAA
- a CDS encoding energy-coupling factor ABC transporter permease: MAVQLSSLGESFFEVAVLVVTAHLPVMIIEGIITAFCVGFFKKVKPV; this comes from the coding sequence ATGGCCGTTCAGTTGTCATCGTTAGGAGAGAGCTTTTTTGAAGTCGCCGTCCTGGTGGTGACCGCCCATCTTCCCGTGATGATCATCGAGGGCATTATCACTGCATTTTGTGTTGGATTTTTCAAAAAAGTCAAACCGGTTTAA
- a CDS encoding cobaltochelatase subunit CobN, translating to MVRRREKNGQPAESVFRRTLGRMSVTVKNEDTREKDMMACTDFYNYHCGLITAVHAVQGRRPFSLAGDSADPDQVVVRTTTEEARHIFRARLLNPKWLEGLKRHGYKGAGDISKAMDIIIGWDATADVVDDHMYRRFAKKVPLDPEMASWMKRVNPYALHNIIDKLLEAASRGMWQADEETLDALREAFLDAEGKIEEVTDR from the coding sequence ATTGTACGGCGGAGAGAAAAAAATGGTCAGCCCGCCGAATCCGTTTTCCGGCGGACCCTGGGGCGTATGTCGGTCACGGTCAAGAACGAGGACACCCGTGAAAAGGACATGATGGCCTGCACCGATTTCTACAACTATCACTGCGGCCTGATCACTGCCGTGCATGCGGTTCAGGGCCGGCGTCCCTTCTCCCTGGCCGGCGACAGCGCGGACCCCGATCAGGTGGTCGTACGCACCACCACCGAGGAGGCCCGGCACATCTTCCGCGCCCGCCTGCTCAATCCCAAATGGCTGGAAGGTCTCAAGCGCCACGGCTACAAGGGGGCCGGTGATATCTCCAAGGCCATGGATATCATCATCGGCTGGGACGCCACCGCCGACGTGGTGGATGACCACATGTACCGGCGGTTCGCCAAAAAAGTGCCCCTGGACCCGGAAATGGCCTCCTGGATGAAAAGGGTCAACCCGTATGCCCTGCACAACATCATCGACAAGCTGCTCGAAGCCGCCTCCCGGGGCATGTGGCAGGCGGATGAGGAAACGCTGGACGCGTTGCGGGAAGCCTTTTTAGACGCGGAGGGGAAGATTGAGGAGGTTACTGATCGGTA
- the cbiQ gene encoding cobalt ECF transporter T component CbiQ, with the protein MLSESFAQGVSLLHRLDPRLRIVFATLFSFLLALSLKFPTLVSGLALSVILVWISRLPRMEVAKRLTVINIFNIVLFLVLPVTFEGTTAFFLGPVACTREGLLLAARITLKSNSILMIFIALVATMSIATLGHGLNRLHMPQKIVYLMLIAYRYVFVLEQEYQRLSTAIRIRGFVPKSNIHTYKTYAYLFGMLLVRALARADRVYQSMLCRGFKGKFYCIHQFSFSRTDRIWSGCLFLTLILLGGMEWLAPTIF; encoded by the coding sequence ATGTTGAGTGAATCCTTTGCTCAGGGAGTCTCTCTGCTCCACCGGCTCGATCCACGGTTGCGGATTGTTTTTGCCACGCTGTTTTCATTCCTTTTGGCGCTGTCCCTGAAGTTTCCCACCCTGGTCAGCGGACTGGCTCTGTCCGTCATCTTAGTGTGGATCTCCCGGCTTCCCCGGATGGAAGTCGCCAAGCGGCTGACCGTCATCAATATTTTCAACATTGTGCTTTTCTTGGTGCTTCCCGTTACCTTCGAGGGAACCACCGCGTTTTTTCTGGGACCGGTGGCATGCACCCGGGAAGGTCTGCTCCTGGCGGCCCGCATCACCCTCAAATCCAATTCGATTCTCATGATTTTCATTGCCCTGGTCGCCACGATGTCCATTGCCACCCTGGGGCATGGATTGAACCGGCTCCACATGCCGCAGAAAATCGTCTATCTGATGCTGATTGCCTATCGCTATGTATTCGTGCTGGAACAGGAATACCAACGACTGAGCACGGCCATCCGGATCAGGGGGTTTGTCCCTAAATCCAATATACATACCTATAAGACCTATGCCTATCTGTTCGGCATGCTGCTGGTCCGCGCCCTGGCAAGGGCGGATCGGGTCTACCAGTCCATGCTGTGCCGGGGATTCAAAGGAAAGTTCTATTGTATTCATCAATTCTCTTTTTCCCGGACGGACCGGATCTGGTCGGGTTGTCTGTTTTTAACCCTGATTTTGCTGGGAGGAATGGAATGGCTGGCGCCAACAATCTTCTGA
- a CDS encoding PepSY domain-containing protein — protein MLRKAHKILGLTTGPLMILWFLSGIVMMYVDHPRFHRTSRDRLPRTAPLIADTIAIDFREAWAKTGLSEPPIEARLNMLIDRPAYFFRTKESRRNVVYADDGSILDTISPESAIKSASHYLGKTIDVAEIRSLNGVDQWTVGTATGVWYRPLYKLCCRDEDATWVYVSKTSGEVCQVVTKQERGLVWLGSIPHWLYFTVLRKHLELWRQVIIWLSAIATLAVLLGLWIGVAGFRWKGYGRRRYKRSSLFIGIRKWHHYLGLVFGLTTLLWVFSGMMSLSPFNWHSNTAPKSEETLALSGGDIDPTRFALHPAKALNTSQAHDIVRQMDLLYFRGTTYYRCWTSPSESFLIRADASGHSPIACFSLEDILAASQGLVTGHQPIDHRILTTYDRYYVDKKRQLRLPVVRLTFDDPAHTLFYIDMHDGTIARRYDASARLNRWLYRFPHCLDIPFLLRHRLMRDGLMLFFLSGGAGLVITGLYSPISDQ, from the coding sequence ATGCTTCGCAAAGCACATAAAATCCTGGGACTTACAACCGGTCCGCTGATGATCCTATGGTTTCTGTCCGGAATTGTGATGATGTATGTCGATCATCCGAGGTTTCACCGAACCTCACGGGATCGACTGCCCCGGACTGCACCTTTGATTGCTGACACGATTGCCATCGATTTTCGGGAAGCATGGGCGAAAACCGGTTTGTCCGAACCTCCGATAGAGGCCCGGCTCAATATGCTTATTGACAGGCCGGCCTATTTTTTTCGTACGAAAGAAAGCCGTCGGAACGTCGTTTATGCTGACGACGGTTCGATATTGGATACTATTTCGCCCGAGTCTGCCATAAAATCCGCATCCCACTATTTAGGCAAAACGATCGATGTCGCCGAGATTCGCTCTTTGAACGGCGTGGATCAGTGGACCGTCGGTACGGCCACTGGTGTCTGGTACCGGCCCTTGTACAAATTGTGCTGCCGGGATGAGGATGCCACCTGGGTGTATGTGTCGAAGACCAGTGGAGAAGTCTGCCAGGTCGTCACAAAACAAGAACGCGGCCTGGTTTGGTTGGGATCGATTCCACACTGGCTGTATTTCACAGTTCTGCGCAAACATCTGGAACTATGGCGGCAGGTAATTATCTGGCTTTCAGCGATAGCTACACTGGCGGTGCTGCTGGGGTTGTGGATCGGGGTTGCTGGCTTCCGCTGGAAAGGATATGGACGTCGCCGTTACAAAAGATCCAGCCTGTTTATCGGGATCAGAAAATGGCACCATTACCTGGGATTGGTCTTTGGCCTGACGACGCTGCTGTGGGTGTTTTCAGGCATGATGTCCCTGTCTCCATTTAACTGGCACAGTAACACGGCACCAAAGAGTGAGGAAACCTTGGCGTTATCAGGCGGGGACATCGATCCAACCCGGTTCGCATTGCATCCAGCCAAAGCCTTGAACACAAGTCAGGCGCACGATATCGTTCGTCAAATGGATCTGTTGTACTTCAGGGGAACAACCTATTATCGGTGCTGGACATCACCATCCGAATCGTTCCTGATTCGGGCCGATGCGTCTGGACATTCCCCCATCGCCTGTTTTTCCCTGGAAGATATCTTGGCTGCATCACAGGGGCTCGTGACGGGGCATCAACCGATCGACCATCGTATCTTGACTACATACGACCGCTATTACGTTGACAAGAAACGACAACTGCGGCTCCCGGTGGTGAGGCTCACATTCGACGACCCGGCGCATACCCTGTTCTATATCGACATGCACGACGGCACCATCGCCAGACGGTATGATGCTTCCGCACGGCTCAATCGATGGCTTTACCGATTCCCACACTGTCTGGATATTCCGTTCTTATTGCGGCACCGTCTTATGCGGGATGGACTGATGTTGTTTTTTCTATCCGGTGGAGCTGGGTTGGTAATAACCGGTCTTTACTCACCGATTAGCGATCAGTAA
- a CDS encoding TonB-dependent receptor plug domain-containing protein has protein sequence MVVEGRKIEERLSGELEEFGHKVEIVTGEEITAGGYADVNQILESLVPGLYVSSKSGRGDYMRMSMNGGDTKRVIFLIDGVRINNRLYGRGYLDTLSVKMIDRIEVLKTGEGLYYGTDGTSGVINIITKPVTKERHGSLGAGYGSYDAAEAHGYLSETINENGFLIYGSYDAWEGYQTFCDEDYDHIEGAARKDRGYIRNSLLAKYERNVDWGNGAVLRGSILRNEAEADFMRVDEDKAVNDRTEYVGILKWDHDIAEDLSYYVKAYYHEWWTEYTRQELDGTFVYNEALWGYEDWGVNLMGSWFFLEENELLLGFDYQNYWGKDEVVVIKGDHEEVYAGFFALRPHFNFIPDLKMSLGGRYNQTGGSDSFVWNASARSPIFGPFFARAVVGTNFRLANAYELYADEDYAIGNPDLDPEESLNVEAGLGATFGLFTAAVDYYYSEITDMIAVGDDLVFENTDGETDLESWAISLSSQPYKGFSFVLSAVYTDATNKDDDVQLTHIPESFYKGLLRYWHPSRRFGGDLSVRYIGDVYGTDYPEFGAVNYGKYWVTDISGFVRFGNDLAHTLTLRVDNLFDKDYTTYGYGRTTGSDGEPFIYEYQGTPLALMLSYTYDF, from the coding sequence ATGGTTGTCGAGGGGAGGAAAATAGAGGAACGCCTGTCGGGCGAACTGGAGGAGTTCGGTCACAAGGTGGAAATCGTCACCGGTGAAGAGATAACCGCCGGAGGATATGCTGATGTCAACCAGATATTGGAAAGCCTGGTGCCGGGTCTCTATGTATCTTCAAAAAGCGGTCGCGGTGACTATATGCGTATGAGTATGAACGGAGGGGACACCAAGCGGGTGATTTTCCTGATCGACGGCGTCCGGATCAACAACCGGCTTTACGGGAGGGGCTATCTGGACACCCTTTCCGTGAAGATGATCGACAGGATTGAGGTGTTAAAGACCGGTGAGGGGCTGTATTACGGCACAGACGGCACATCAGGCGTGATCAACATCATCACCAAACCGGTCACCAAAGAACGACATGGAAGCCTGGGGGCCGGATATGGGAGTTATGATGCCGCCGAAGCCCATGGGTACCTCTCGGAAACCATCAACGAAAACGGGTTTCTGATTTACGGATCCTACGATGCATGGGAGGGGTATCAGACTTTTTGTGACGAAGATTACGATCATATCGAAGGGGCTGCCCGAAAAGATCGCGGTTACATAAGAAATAGCCTGTTGGCCAAGTACGAGAGAAACGTCGATTGGGGAAACGGGGCGGTCTTGCGGGGTTCAATCCTGCGAAACGAAGCGGAAGCCGATTTCATGAGAGTCGACGAAGACAAGGCGGTAAACGATCGGACCGAATATGTGGGTATTCTAAAATGGGATCACGATATTGCAGAAGATTTATCCTACTACGTTAAAGCCTATTATCACGAGTGGTGGACCGAATACACCCGGCAAGAACTCGACGGCACGTTTGTTTACAACGAAGCCTTGTGGGGATATGAAGATTGGGGTGTCAATCTGATGGGAAGCTGGTTCTTTCTCGAAGAAAACGAGCTGTTGCTGGGCTTTGATTACCAGAATTACTGGGGAAAAGACGAGGTTGTTGTCATCAAGGGTGATCACGAGGAAGTATACGCCGGTTTTTTTGCCCTTCGCCCGCACTTCAATTTTATTCCCGACCTGAAAATGTCCCTTGGCGGCCGTTATAATCAGACGGGAGGAAGCGACAGCTTTGTATGGAATGCAAGTGCGCGATCACCGATTTTCGGGCCGTTTTTCGCGAGAGCTGTAGTGGGTACGAATTTCCGGCTGGCCAACGCCTATGAGCTTTATGCCGACGAAGATTATGCCATCGGCAATCCGGACTTGGATCCCGAAGAAAGCTTAAATGTCGAAGCGGGGCTCGGGGCTACCTTCGGCCTTTTTACGGCTGCAGTTGATTACTACTATTCAGAAATCACAGACATGATTGCCGTGGGTGACGACCTGGTTTTCGAGAATACCGATGGTGAAACGGATTTGGAGAGTTGGGCAATCAGCCTTTCATCGCAACCCTATAAAGGTTTCAGTTTCGTTCTAAGCGCGGTTTACACGGATGCGACCAACAAAGATGACGATGTTCAATTGACCCATATCCCCGAATCCTTCTACAAAGGATTGCTGCGCTACTGGCATCCCTCCCGCCGGTTCGGCGGGGATCTTTCCGTTCGCTATATTGGCGACGTTTACGGCACCGACTACCCGGAATTCGGGGCCGTCAATTACGGGAAGTACTGGGTCACGGACATCTCGGGCTTTGTCCGTTTCGGAAACGATCTGGCCCATACGCTGACCCTTCGCGTGGATAACCTTTTCGACAAAGATTATACCACATATGGGTACGGGAGAACCACCGGTTCGGATGGTGAACCCTTTATTTATGAATACCAGGGCACTCCGCTGGCGCTGATGCTCAGCTACACATATGATTTTTAG